In the genome of Miscanthus floridulus cultivar M001 unplaced genomic scaffold, ASM1932011v1 fs_187_3_4, whole genome shotgun sequence, one region contains:
- the LOC136530735 gene encoding light-harvesting complex-like protein OHP2, chloroplastic, with protein MSLAPSIPSIKVKVGAVSVAPPHRACRSFAVIRSSKAEGPIRRPAAPPLSPPPSMPPKTPALSTPPTLSQPPTPVKPAAPPTSPQPTPPSPEPKPAEATAPAAALQRPVAGAVTLEYQRKVAKDLQEYFKKKKLEEADQGPFFGFLPKNEISNGRWAMFGFAVGMLTEYATGSDFVQQMKILLSNFGIVDLD; from the exons ATGTCTCTGGCCCCGTCCATCCCTTCTATCAAGGTGAAGGTGGGGGCCGTCTCGGTCGCACCCCCGCACCGCGCATGCCGGTCCTTCGCGGTGATCAGGAGCTCCAAGGCGGAGGGGCCCATTCGGAGACCTGCGGCGCCTCCGCTGTCGCCACCACCATCGATGCCACCCAAGACGCCGGCTCTGTCCACTCCTCCCACCCTGTCGCAGCCTCCGACGCCCGTGAAGCCCGCTGCTCCACCCACGTCGCCGCAGCCGACACCACCGTCTCCTGAGCCGAAGCCAGCTGAGGCCACAGCCCCGGCGGCAGCGCTGCAGAGGCCGGTGGCTGGGGCTGTGACGCTGGAATACCAGAGGAAGGTGGCCAAGGACCTGCAGGAgtacttcaagaagaagaagctggaggAGGCCGACCAGGGCCCGTTCTTTGGGTTCTTGCCCAAGAATGAGATTTCCAACGGAAG GTGGGCCATGTTTGGATTTGCAGTAGGGATGCTAACAGAGTACGCAACAGGCTCGGATTTTGTTCAGCAAATGAAGATCCTTCTCTCCAATTTTGGAATTGTGGACTTGGATTAA
- the LOC136530734 gene encoding uncharacterized protein, with the protein MLLAVEGGGFFSSSASGYSHGLALLLLGRKAEEKPVKVSPWNQYRLVDRETEQVYHLPSAAKDQAPGKCAPFVCFGCTANGLEVASPPKAASSSALGVGTSQEEASCSANKTLTTSGSIGGSERRGCLKSNSKRDSLEHRIVVSEGEEPRESMEEVQTLRSSVERRKVQWTDTCGKELFEIREFETSDEGLSDDDAENEGFRKCECVIQ; encoded by the exons ATGCTACTGGCCGTGGAAGGAGGAGGGTTCTTCTCGTCTTCAGCTTCAGGGTACAGCCATGGCCTCGCCCTCTTGCTGCTCGGGCGGAAAGCTGAGGAGAAGCCCGTCAAGGTCTCGCCGTGGAACCAGTACCGGCTAGTCGACCGGGAGACGGAGCAGGTGTACCACCTGCCCTCCGCCGCCAAGGACCAGGCGCCTGGGAAATGTGCTCCCTTCGTCTGCTTCGGATGCACGGCGAATGGCCTCGAGGTGGCGTCTCCTCCCAAAGCGGCGTCCAGCAGTGCGCTCGGTGTCGGTACCTCGCAGGAAGAAGCATCTTGTTCAGCAAACAAGACGTTGACCACTAGTGGTTCCATCGGTGGCAGTGAGAGACGAGGCTGTCttaagagcaactccaaaagGGATTCTTTGGAGCACCGTATAGTGGTCAGCGAGGGTGAAGAACCACGCGAGTCTATGGAAGAGGTGCAGACCTTGAGATCTAGCGTGGAACGGAGGAAAGTTCAGTGGACAGATACATGTGGAAAGGAGCTTTTTGAGATAAGGGAGTTTGAAACAAG CGACGAGGGCCTGTCAGATGATGATGCAGAAAATGAAGGTTTCCGGAAATGTGAGTGTGTGATTCAGTAG
- the LOC136530736 gene encoding uncharacterized protein: MARKRKTDAAPRLDEADRTLYSTFCGAANSLSQLYTQAMAQQKLSFQAGERHALEKLYQWILRKHDEEARLTVAEIMSHIQHEIDYGGTDANVSPRVHQHPQIANPFTNSVVPPGTGLYGQSAAGFAPRPSITDQSKNTIFSNALSSPVRRSLQNYHITQGAGNGGRNAETNLAGANRETNSASSNDTSMDMVSDSAGNEFY; encoded by the exons atggcccGGAAGAGGAAGACGGACGCCGCGCCGCGGCTGGACGAGGCTGATCGCACGCTCTACTCCACCTTCTGCGGCGCCGCCAACTCCCTCTCCCAGCTGTACACGCAGGCCATGGCCCAGCAGAAGCTCTCCTTCCAGGCCGGCGAGCGCCACGCCTTA GAAAAGCTCTACCAATGGATCTTGAGGAAGCACGATGAAGAGGCAAGGCTCACTGTAGCTGAAATAATGTCTCATATCCAG CATGAGATAGACTATGGAGGTACTGATGCAAATGTCTCCCCAAGAGTACATCAGCATCCTCAGATTGCAAATCCATTCACCAATTCAGTTGTCCCACCTGGAACTGGTTTGTATGGGCAATCAGCAGCTGGGTTTGCTCCTAGACCCAGCATCACTGACCAGTCAAAGAATACAATATTCTCTAATGCCTTATCAAGCCCAGTGCGCAGGAGTCTCCAGAACTATCACATCACTCAAGGTGCTGGCAATGGAGGCCGGAATGCAGAAACAAACTTAGCAGGGGCAAATAGGGAGACGAATTCTGCAAGCTCCAACGACACTTCTATGGATATGGTTTCAGACAGCGCCGGGAATGAATTCTACTAG